A part of Miscanthus floridulus cultivar M001 chromosome 6, ASM1932011v1, whole genome shotgun sequence genomic DNA contains:
- the LOC136459752 gene encoding uncharacterized protein, whose protein sequence is MDNTQNQPLPPGVGTWPQAPPSHQPQCHADLQSYHPLDARPDNASANSSGSAANIESAVQEAVLHAQDIETQQVIQNQRYANTTSESTTYGEDLLSNRRDPSALKEHLLKMTADHRAEMASKRGKPLHPNNGNCEIGNGYGVPGGGAYYAANLPSAQMNKPRDETDKAKCANDLPDFLKQRLRARGILKDETANKNNTGTQTVDSQESQNKSAQKFPPGWVEAKDPTTGAPYFYNQSTGVSQWDRPVNVLNTMQHQVPPSLPENWEEAIDKSTGHKYYYNTKTQTTQWEPPTSVNTSVTPPASTNTAVEPVAQTADIWNSQMQRCLGCGGWGVGLVQPWGYCNHCTRVQNLPFQQYPSYANNTMHASGNNAPKTQGNVSAKDRSSSKPPLGKTNRKDHRKRNRAEDDELDPMDPSSYSDAPRGGWVVGLKGVQPRAADTTAAGPLFQQRPYPSPGAVLRKNAEVATHGKKRGGMAPITKRGDGSDGLGEAD, encoded by the exons ATGGACAACACTCAGAATCAACCACTACCACCTGGTGTTGGAACATGGCCGCAGGCACCTCCCAGTCACCAGCCACAATGCCATGCTGATCTGCAGTCTTATCATCCACTTGATGCTAGACCTGACAATGCTAGTGCCAATAGTAGTGGTAGTGCAGCAAACATTGAGTCAGCTGTCCAAGAGGCTGTTCTTCACGCGCAG GACATTGAGACCCAGCAAGTAATACAGAATCAAAG ATACGCAAACACAACAAGTGAATCTACAACATATGGGGAAGACTTACTTTCGAACCGCCGTGACCCTAGTGCATTGAAG GAGCACTTATTAAAGATGACAGCTGATCATCGTGCAGAGATGGCAAGCAAACGGGGGAAGCCACTTCATCCAAACAATG GCAACTGTGAAATTGGCAATGGCTATGGTGTACCAGGAGGCGGTGCTTACTATGCTGCAAACTTGCCAAGTGCTCAAATGA ATAAACCTAGAGATGAAACTGATAAAGCAAAATGTGCAAACGATCTCCCTGATTTTTTGAAGCAGAGGTTAAGGGCAAGGGGAATTCTCAAAGATGAGACAGCAAATAAGAACAACACGGGTACACAGACT GTGGATTCTCAAGAAAGCCAGAACAAATCTGCTCAAAAGTTTCCTCCTGGTTGG GTTGAAGCAAAGGACCCGACAACTGGTGCACCTTACTTCTACAATCAAAGCACTGGAGTGAGTCAATGGGATCGCCCTGTCAATGTTTTGAATACCATGCAACATCAAGTTCCTCCATCCTTGCCAGAGAACTGGGAGGAGGCAATTGACAAATCAACAG GCCACAAATACTATTATAACACGAAGACACAGACAACACAGTGGGAACCTCCTACTTCTGTGAACACCAGTGTTACACCTCCAGCTTCCACCAACACTGCAGTTGAGCCAGTCGCTCAAACTGCAGATATTTGGAACTCTCAAATGCAGAGATGTTTGGGCTGTGGCGGATGGGGAGTTGGTCTTGTCCAACCCTGGGGATACTGCAATCACTGCACAAG ggttcaaaatcttccttttcaaCAGTATCCATCTTATGCAAATAATACAATGCACGCCAGTGGTAACAATGCTCCCAAAACTCAGGGGAATGTTTCAGCTAAGGACAG ATCAAGCTCAAAACCACCCTTAGGGAAAACAAACAGAAAAGATCACCGCAAAAGAAATCGCGCCGAGGACGATGAGCTTGACCCAATGGACCCGAGTTCTTACTCAGATGCTCCACGTGGTGGCTG GGTTGTTGGTTTGAAGGGTGTTCAACCACGAGCAGCAGATACTACCGCAGCT GGACCTTTGTTCCAACAAAGACCATATCCCTCACCGGGTGCTGTGTTGAGAAAAAATGCAGAGGTAGCAACCCATGGCAAGAAACGTGGTGGTATGGCTCCGATAACAAAAAGAGGAGATGGCAGCGACGGACTTGGGGAGGCAGATTAG
- the LOC136459753 gene encoding AP-4 complex subunit epsilon-like — MEQLRTIGRELAMGSQGGWGQSKEFLDLVKSIGEARSKAEEDRIIARELEHLKRRLADPDVPRRKMKELLLRLVYAEMLGHDASFGHIHAVKMTHDESLPLKRTGYLAVALFLDERHDLVILVVNTIQKDLRSDNYLVVCAALTAACRLIGEEAIPAVLPQVVELLAHPKEAVRKKAVMALHRFYQRSPSSVSHLVSNFRKRLCDNDPGVMGATLCPLYDLILGEPNSYKDLVVSFVNILKQVAERRLPTSYDYHQMPAPFIQIKLLKILAVLGSGDKQASGHMYTVLGDIFRKGDTASNIGNAILYECICCISSIFPNPKMLEAAAETTSKFLKSDSHNLKYMGIDALGRLIKINPDIAEEHQLAVIDCLEDPDDTLKRKTFELLYKMTNSTNVEVIVDRMIEYMINITEHHYKTEIASRCVELAEQFAPSNQWFIQTMNKVFEHAGDLVNIRVAHNLMRLIAEGFGEEDEGADSQLRSSAVCTLSTKLSL; from the exons ATGGAGCAGCTGCGGACGATCGGCCGGGAGCTGGCGATGGGGTCGCAGGGCGGGTGGGGGCAGTCCAAGGAGTTCCTCGACCTcgtcaagtccatcggcgaggcGCGCTCCAAGGCGGAGGAGGACCGCATCATCGCGCGCGAGCTCGAGCACCTCAAGCGCCGCCTCGCGGACCCCGACGTGCCACGCCGCAAGATGAAggagctcctcctccgcctcgtcTACGCCGAGATGCTCGGCCACGATGCCTCCTTCGGCCACATCCATGCCGTCAAGATGACCCACGACGAGTCGCTCCCGCTCAAGCGAACCGGCTACCTCGCCGTCGCGCTCTTCCTCGACGAGCGCCACGACCTTGTCATCCTCGTGGTCAACACCATCCAGAAGGACCTCAGGTCGGACAACTACCTCGTCGTCTGCGCAGCGCTCACCGCCGCGTGCCGCCTCATCGGTGAGGAGGCCATCCCTGCCGTGCTGCCCCAGGTCGTAGAGCTGCTCGCGCACCCGAAGGAGGCTGTGAGGAAGAAGGCCGTCATGGCACTGCACCGGTTCTACCAGCGATCCCCCTCCTCCGTCTCCCACCTTGTCTCCAACTTCCGCAAG AGGCTCTGTGATAATGATCCAGGGGTGATGGGTGCAACTCTATGCCCCCTCTATGACCTGATTTTGGGGGAACCAAATTCGTACAAGGATTTAGTTGTTAGTTTTGTTAACATCCTCAAACAAGTTGCGGAGAGGAGGCTTCCGACTTCCTATGATTATCACCAAATGCCCGCACCGTTTATTCAG ATAAAACTACTGAAGATACTTGCTGTGCTTGGTAGTGGTGATAAACAAGCAAGTGGGCATATGTACACTGTATTGGGTGACATATTCAGGAAGGGTGACACTGCGAGCAACATTGGCAATGCTATACTGTATGAATGCATATGCTGTATTTCATCCATTTTCCCAAACCCTAAGATGCTAGAGGCTGCAGCTGAAACAACATCAAAGTTTCTGAAG AGTGATAGTCATAATCTTAAGTACATGGGCATTGATGCTCTTGGCCGGCTAATAAAAATAAATCCAGATATTGCAGAAGAGCACCAGCTGGCTGTCATTGATTGCTTAGAG GACCCAGATGATACTTTGAAGCGCAAGACCTTTGAGCTTCTTTATAAGATGACAAACTCAACAAATGTTGAAGTGATTGTTGATAGGATGATTGAGTACATGATCAACATAACTGAACATCATTACAAGACAGAAATTGCATCACGTTGTGTTGAACTTGCAGAGCAATTTGCGCCTAGCAATCAGTGGTTCATCCAG ACCATGAACAAAGTCTTTGAGCATGCTGGAGATCTTGTCAACATCAGAGTGGCGCACAATTTGATGCGGCTAATTGCTGAAGGCTTTGGAGAGGAGGATGAAGGTGCTGACAGTCAGCTAAGATCGTCGGCTGTATGTACTCTCAGCACCAAACTTTCATTGTAG